A stretch of DNA from Ricinus communis isolate WT05 ecotype wild-type chromosome 4, ASM1957865v1, whole genome shotgun sequence:
TTTGTACTTCTGCCAAAGTTTCTGCAAGCTTTCCCTCCCCATGGGCTCTTCAAATGAGCCTTCTAGACCATACCAATAATCAGAGGAATACCCAAGGACACGATGAGCAGCAAAAATTAGCCAAGGCTGCTTTTGCCTATCTACAGATGCAAGGCATTTCTCAATGAACCTGTACTGTTCCGATCCCTCCCTCCAGTCATGCTCAGTATCGGCTATACAGAAGTGGAACATGCCATAATTAGTTGAGTACCTGCATATTTCATTTATGAATTCCAATCAGAATTGCAGTAGATAAGCTTAATTATGAATTGGATGCACATTCTCAAATTGCAAATTATAGAGTTAGTTGTGCAAGGAGCCTATGCCTTTATATGGATCGACACTTATTACTTGTCTGGTTCCTTCACTGCCCACAGCACcacccaaaaaaagaaaaaagaagttgtaatccctttctttcttttcttagttccgagttaatataaattactaaaataattgCCAATACTGAAATGTATGGCACAAATATTCCCCACCCTGATTATTGaaggggagagagagagagagagagagactaCTGAAGGCAAATTAATTTTACCAGAATTTAGCTCTGTTCTCTGCAGGAACATAGAACATGGTCTCTGCAGGCACTCCACATTCCCCACCTGAATCTGTAGTGTCATAGAAGGATCCTGTATTAGGCCAGTCGCGTTCATGGTTGCCACTGCAGAAGAAAAGTAACAAATAAGCATTAAGCAGAACCACAAAGTGAATCAGAAGTTTAAGCACATAGCAATAGTTCACGAGCAGAAGTGCACAAACCTTGCAATCATGTATGGCACCGTTGATGCAATGGGCTCCACCTGTgctgtgaattggtcccactGTGAAACATATCCATTTGAATATGTTATATCTCCTATATGGAACACTATATCAATGTTCTTCAAGTCTTCAACAAGTCGATCTGTGGTGTTGAGTGAACCTGGCTGATAATCACTGTACTCATTTGAACCATCACGCTCTGCCTGAAAGCAATTGTTAAATAAGTAAAACTCCTTCCATATGCATCAACTTATGAACTTAGTATGCAAGTATTCATGTCAAAATTATGTTGAGTTGAGCCAAGCACTAAGCAGGGACAGGCTTCCACAGCATCCAATACCCCTAGCATGGGCTAAAAAGCACCCTTATTAATTGACAATGCCGCTTCATTTCAAAAACCAGAAGATGACAATTAACTCATGACATCCCGGATATTTGGATACAGATATTTAAGGCACCGGCCCTAACACTTGATGGCAGTATAGACCTGAGTACTCATTTGACATTTCCTATATTAGGTACCACCTCCAATCTAAAACTCATTCTGAAATTAGTAAGATAAAGGAGGATGCTAGGAAAGACAGGAACAATACTTTTTCATGTGAAATTCATCAACTGCACAACAAGGGAAGAAGTAAAGGCAACACGCATAAATTCATGATGGACATACAGGTACTACTGTCTAGACCTAAGCAAACAAACATATATACAAGTAAACaaatacatatacatatacatacatataaaatGTTGCTTGTTAAAAGAACATTTTCATACAGATTTCCAATACTACCTTCCCCATGTCACCGAAAATAATAACACGCTGTAATGAGTCTTGTCCAGGATATGGAGATGATTTGAATGAATACATCTTACTCCAGACATAAGAACCATTAGATAAGATGTGACCTATCTGGTATGTGAAACTAAAAGGAGAATATCACGAGTTCACAACATTAGTATATCTAACATTTTGAACTGAAAGGAACATAACTTCAAAGATGAATAAGAAGAAGACATTTAGAGATGATTACACAGTGTTTGGCCACAAGTTTTTCAGAAAACTTGTGTGTATATATCCAGGATCACGCCAGCCTACTGTCCGTGCAGGTGAACCTGCAAGTGGCATCATTTTTTACAGCAACATGCATAGAACAAATCAAATAGAATGTTATGCAAAATAGagaaaatgtatatattttgcACTTTCAATGTAATTGGATATAAGACTAGGAGAAGAATTTCTCTTTAGCAACATACATACACCTCCAAGGTAGTCTAAGAAGCTAAACAAATCCATCTAACCACAGGAAGTCTCAAGATTCTTTAACATGGCAGGACAGAAACAAACTGTTCACTCTCACCATCAATAAACTAACAACATCATAGGTGGTACTAGGGCAAGAAAGAAATTTCaacaatataaaatgaaagtaTCATTGAATAGGCATGAGACTTTAGAAATTGCTACTTTAGAACTGAATACGCCTTAGTCAACCAATTATAAATTcattctatttattaaaaagaaagtaacTGTTTTATAATAATCAATTCGAATGGAGatatgtaaattattaaacttgTACTGAATATAAAGAACTAACCAAATGAAACATAATGTGATTCAAATTAGGAAATGTACTACCATTAGTAGATAAAATGAATCATACCACACATGCTGTTTCGATGAAATGTCAATGTTGCAGCAGGCGAGCGCATTGGAGATTCTCCCTTCAGACCCCATGCAACAAATGGAACAGCTTCATCTATGTTATAACCACTAGTCCAGGTTATGGTCATCTGTCCAAcatgaaaattttcatttgGAATATTGGATAGAATATATTATGAACCAACTCCCAAAGACATGGACATTCATGATATCATTCtaaatgatttttttcaattacaaAAGACCCAAAGTCAACGCGGtggaaaagctaaaaaaaccttttttttgttttcatgctaaaaagataagatttcccttttcattatttcattatatttttctgTTCCACAATTTCACAACTGATGAAGAACTTTATAAGTAAAAGAACAAAGGttgaaaatcataaaatttaaaaagaaccAACTTACCTCATCCCAAGATTTTCCTTGAGCAAGACGGGGATAGAGTGGTGCTTTAGGATTGGCAAAAGTAATGGAATTTGAAACTGCTATCACTCTTGGCTGCAAGACATTAAATATGAAATGGCCACTTTACAACAGCATTTCTTATAGCagtttatatttcttatagcACTTACATTTGACAAACCGCCTGAAAATAATGCAAAGGAGAAATCAGCCCGCTGATTTATCAGCTGAAATTTTAAAGTATTCTGGCCTGTCTTTGTGTATTGCGAATTGGAATGATTTGCATACTTATACTGGAAAAGGGGACGATACAAATTAGATAAGTTCTGACCCATAATACTGCTAAAGTTGAACTCTTAGGCCAATAGAGTAAATGGCATTCTACACACCTTTATTGGGGCTGAACAAATGTACGGAGTTTGCTCTTTGGGGTCATTTAATGGTGGACATGTGGATGAGCTGCCGtaacaattgaaaaaaaaaaactgatttATGAAACAATAGATATGCAAAAAGACCTAAATAGTGTAATCATCAACCATCACAGATTGGTCATAAACAAAAATGatgatttgatttttagttaataGTAGAGCATAAACGGCATTACTTGAATTTAGCAGGAGAGAAAACTCCAACCCAATCATCTGCAGATGGTTCAGGGTGCACAATATCCACTTTTACCCATTGAGTATCCTCACCCTGCAGTtgtaaaaaattacaaaaacgAACATCAAATTACACTCCTAAAACACATAAAACATATCAGGTCACATATAGCATGAATTGTCAGCTAAGatcattataaatataaactcaaAATTGActaaagagaagaaaaaggaccatcataaatacacacaaaGTCGAGCAACGCTCTAAAAGCCATGGTGTGGTATGTTAGTGACtgtaaatttcatttttctatagTAACATAATTAAGCACAAGGACAACAATAAGCAGAATCTACTTTTTGTATAttgcttttgaaatcaaaGTGAATAACACAAACATCAAACTTCCACTTGAATTAAATCTTAATAGACACTCAAAAATTCATTTCAGCACACTGCCAAAAAAGAAGTAGATTTGCAAAAAGGCAGCACAATAGTAACCAAAAAAGTGATTACCTTTAAACCCAGTAGAGTAGGGGATGCTACAATTGAAGCAGACTCGTGAAAAGCGAGGGTAGTTTTATAAATGGAAATTTTGGAAAGTGGTTGCTCTCCGAACCCATTAATATGACCATAGACGTAGCTCAAGTTTataacaagacaaagaaaccaaACAGGTGTCAATGGTTTTAGGCGCTGAAAGTTACCCTCCATTGATTGGTTTCTGGGATACACGAATAAAACGTCTAAACCCTCAAAGCACTCGAATTTATAGCGAATGTTTAGATAAGAATGTGCCAATCAGATTCCTCGGTATCATTCCCGGTCTGACTTAAACTTATCGCCcccttctttttcctttttttttttctttccctccTTTTCTTCTGTGCGTTTTCTTGATTGAAACGAGTGAAGTGAAGTGAAATATAGAAGAAGAGAATCAGAGAGGTCAACGTATGTTTATGCCATCGTCTGACTTCTATTTCATCATTAAAGTGTTAATACTTTGGaagtgtatttttatgaatcgttatttttgttattcttgaaagaatgaatcgttatttttgttaaagaagGGTCTAATTCATTCTTGATAGCATCGTATAAACAGTCAAGAAAGAAgactcttattttatttatatttatatataaacgGCCTTGGGTTTGAATCGCTGTACTTATGAAACTACAAAGATATCTTATAAGCTTTCTTATACAAACAAACAGCCTTATCTAAACTCGAAAATCTAGTAATCAGTTCTATATTctgaagaataaaataatattcccCCCTAATACAGTAAAAAGATAAACTTTTCTAAGAAAAGGACTGTAGTCATCATAATCCGGGATGCTAAATGTGGTAGCTTTATTGTAACTAGATAAgctttttcatttaaaagtTTGTTATTAACTTTGCGATTGCTTTTATAATATGGATGATGCCATAAACAACCACCTCAAGCTTttcctttatctttatttttattttgttcctcGCCAATTATTGAAATGTTCAGAACTAGTTAGATCCCACTAGACGCCCACAAAATtacatttcttattttttttttcttttttctttttctctttatctatttatttacttatttatttttaaagaaacttACTAAAATGTGCGAATGATTTTCTGTTAAATATTGGCAAGAGGGCAAAATACATTCCTAAAACTCAAAGTTGAAAATTAGCCAAATAGATATTTATACTTTTCAAATTtgactatttaattattttaatattttaatttttagtttaacttAACAAAGACTTGAACTTGCtttcttataatattttaatacttttgaTATTTGTCTTCTTTCAATAAgttcaaatatatttattataatacttttaacacTTTTGATATGTGTTTCCGTTCAATAAATTCAAATGTATTACATAAAGtgcttaaatattattaaaaattaaaattaaggtATATATTAGGTTAGATTTATAGTTAAAGGtgtttagatattaaaaaaaaataaaattcatgtgTTTGTTAGGTTAaatcaaaagttaaaatattaaactgacTAATTGATATAAATCTAGAGATATAAATATGTATGTACTTCCTATTTGATGCGTTACCTAACAATAACATTATCCTTTTGAAGAGTTTTCAATTGCagatgattttattaataaatattatttattttaacatataaaagattttaactAATTCATATCATAAAGCAATTACTTGAGAAGCacatttataagaaataacgCGATGCAGGAAAGCTCATTTTTGCCCTTGAACTTTTAATTCATCTCTTGTTAGACCGAAAATGATATTTCCCAACCAAATAAGTCACAACTTATAATACAGCACTAGGGAATAATAGAGCGACAAAAGGGTAGTGTGGCCACAGGAATGATGAGAGTTGGTATACACGTCTTCCCTCTTCCATTTGCACATGAGAATAAATGAACAGTAAGAGAAAACATTGACGCGGCAAAGATGACAATGGTGAAAGACTtgcattataagaaaaaaataaaagaataagtttCAAAAAACAAGACCCAACTCATTGAttgttccttttattttaaattgtaacAATTTGATAACTAAAGTATTTCTAGTTTGatatttcttctattttagtagaagttagaaaacaattctattcataaaaaaaatcataaatcataaaataataaactttttaaCTACATCTGTTAGATTTAATGTACTTAAATATCACAAGTTTAGGGGACACGAGTTAAAAATTGAAGGACTAAGGCGAATTTTTGTCCGCAATTGATGCAATCGAAGATTAGGAACTAATTGATCTTGGACGGAAACCTCACGGGCCAATTTCAGCCTCAGCCACTTACGAATTGTCGTCGAATATTTTCCACGCGACAacaattttctaaataaaaacaaaaaacaggGCAGGGCAATGGTCGGATATGAATTATCTGAGTGTGACATCTGATAAGATCACATTTGAACTTTCGGTCCCACGgcatgctttttctttttgttttcttttgcaCTCTAGTAGTTGTTTTGATGGACCATTATGCTGTCATGTATCTTCACCGTCAAAATTCAATCGGTTGGTACAAAAGTAAACAACTGGAAATGCTAAAgtaagaaacaaagaaaatggaTACTGCATTCTCACCAGCATTTCCCTATACGAAGTTGGCTACCATCTAATTTAGTAGGCAGACTTTAGTCTCCTTTGTGTCTCACTAAATAGAactaaagcaaaaaaaaaataaaataaagcagcAGCAGGTGGAGTTATACAGACATGGAAACAAACGAAGTATACTACATACAACCAAGTTCAAACAGAATGCGCAGAATAAACCAAACAGGGGCTTGCAACCGTTAAATAGAGATGAACTTATGCTCTTACATTTACATAACTAACCCTGTCTACCCCCacaataaaaacacaaaacaggtttttttttaaaaagaaaaaaacattgCTAGCTTGGGTCTCAAAATTGCTTCTTTCCTCATTCTGCTATATTGCAGTGGCTGAAGAAACAGGGCTTTCCCctcaaaaataataactgGCCTTTATCACGTTCGAAAAACTAACTTGCTTTTTATCCACCTCACTTTTGTACATTAACTGCAGGGTCAATACGTTATAGCAAGATAAATTTTACCTGGTCTTCTTGGCTTTGGccaatttcttctttcttttctttacagCCTTGGGAACTTTAGTTTTCCGGGcttctctcttctcttcttttactttctttttgttctcttttctAGCAGCTCTTTTATCAACAAGATCCTTTTTCTCAACATCAGTCGAAGAATCACTCTCATCTGACTCATTTGagtcatcttcatcttcatcctcatcctcatcctcatcttcatcttcatctgCACAATCCTCAGATTCTTTTTCATGAGAGTTAGAACTGCGATCATTACTGACAGAAGACTCTAATGCAGAGTTCAGACCTTCCTTTTGGTCTCTTTCGGCTGTGGAAGATTGAACTTTAGAAAGAGCCTCCTTTAGTCCAGTAATGGTTCGATAGTACATATCATCTGTATCCTTGCCACTTGTTATCCGTATAACATCTTCCTCAACATGCTTGACATGATCTAATGTTTTTGGAATGTATGACTGGAGCACCAAAACAACAAACAATTCCCATAATTACAGCTTTCCTCAAATATCTAATGGCATGTTTGGTTACTCTTGGAATAGAAATGGGCGTTTAGATGGAAGTCCAAATCCCAAGAATCCAATTCCAAGTTTACTTTGACATAACTACATAGAACTTACTGCTAATCCTACAAATTAGACTTATGAACAGATGtaatcttaatataaattcaagtCACTCAGACATACTAACTAAGAagagatttaaaaataaaaaaaaaagatttcttTATGAaccaaatgaaaaagaaaatagaatccCATTCCAAGAACTGCATAAGATTCCCAATTCCACAGCCAACCAACATGGCCTCGGTCTATTATAAAGTCATCTCCATATCTTCACAAATTGGtattatagtttaattttcaacattgcaaatataataaatccCAATCCTccaaaaaccaaaagaaattctCAAGCTTGAATAATTTTCATCTCCCCAAGCCGGCGAACTGCAGAATTTTTCATCTCAAACATGTTCATCATTTAGTTTTTACTGTAAGCATAAAGTTACAATATAAGAAACACATGCCACTCCCTAACATATCTCACAagtaatacaaaattaaaaccaAGTCAATCTAAAGGGTGAAAAGTACCTGCACAAATACAGAGTCTGCAATCTCATCCTCTGCAGTAATGTCTCTGGTCAAAATTCTTTGTTGAACCTGAATAAGCTGCCAATAGTCAGATGACAGATACCAGAAAGGATTCAGGAAAACGGCGAGCACAGGCAAGGCCACAAACCTCTTCCAAATAACTATCAACAGTCTCATCAGTAATAGTTGGATCAACTATGAAATCAAATAGCTCTCGAATAGTCATGACAGCTACGCCATGTTTCTTAAAGAAATCCTGCATGCCATCCATCCCTAATTAACTTGGAGTGTTCATAACAaaacttgttttcttttttaagtaaaACGTGAAAGCCAAATGACAACCATCCATCTTGAAGAAAGTACTTACAGACACATGAACGCAATCTTCCCGTAGGAAATCTAGTGCGCGCGGGTGGTCGAGATCAACTGCTTGAGACACATCAATTATATACAAGTGACCCTGCAAACATGAAGAGCAACTCAGATTGTACATTCACATTTCCAAATGTGATCAATCTAACATATCTGAGTTACACATTGGTCCAATCTTAACACATCCGCAGTTACACATTGGTCCAATCCAACATCTTCAGTTAACAACCCTTCCTCGAAGAGGAAGTTTATCTTGCATCTTTTGTCTTGGAAATTGATCAAAACTTGACTTTAGGTAAACATATTATGTGTTTGGCAATGAAGATTGGACATTCACCTCAAAATAGAGTATGTTATATTCACTGAGGTCCCCATGTACCAGTTTGCACTTCTGATATAAGGTCCGCATTGCAATAATCATCTGAAAAGGACATTTAAAAGGttaagcaaaagaaaattatcatttcaatcattattttcttttccccaTTATAGTGCAATAATGGAAGCATAGGATGTTACTCCATGAACCATATCTTTTCCAATAAAAGTTTTCTTTAGACTCCTCCTGCCTAATTCCCAAGGTATAGAACCCTAAAGACTAAAATTTTTAGGAGGTTCAACTTTACATGCCTGAGTTACCATAGACTAGTTATGAACAAATGTGCTTCTATAtttaactaaactaaataaatcaatgacaaaataaaaagaatcagGAGCCCGAACACACCTCTACATAGCCTTCACGTAACTTGTCCAGAGATAAGGCAGCATCCTTGAGTCGAGGTGCAGCCCAACCAGCCTTTCCTATAGCAAATATTGTTACCAAAGgaaaagttaaatatataatggaCTCTAAACTATTcgctgaaagaaaaaaatgaaatagatacaaaagaaaatacatgcgaaaatatataagtaaaagGAAATGCATGAGATAGAGAGAGGAGAGCAAGAacgaaaagaaatatatataaagaatgtaTAAAGTAAATTTTAAACGATTGCCTTAAggttaaaaacataaaaataaataaataaataaaaccctCCATCGGACTGTATATTATGAATAATAGGCTAAGCAACAACACTTAAAAATGAGAGTTTAATGGATGTGATATGCCTAAAACTACAAGATCCAGATGAAGATGTCGTAAAAGCTAAAAACTGTGCATATCAAGACAAGTACAAGCACACCCAGCAATCCAGGCACATATACACTCatctcaaaagaaagaaagaaagaaaaaggaattaaaGGTGATACCTATAAATTCCATGACCAGAACATGAAGTCTCAAAAGATATGGAATAGGGCACCTAATTCCTGCTGCCTTAAGTCTGCAATTCATAATACAAAAGAATTCCTATCATATTAATGCAAGGGTGAAGGAAAATATAAGATtcgaaatttatatataaagtatCATATCCTTCCACTAGATTACAAGAAGAAATTCCAATTAATAACCAATATAATTTAGGATTCCACCCTTATATAATAGGCATAGCCAACTGCAAGAAGATGACTTGAAGGAGGAATTCTGAAACTGTGCATTGCCATGAACAAGTAGCATGAAAATGTCCCACGCAAAATAAAATGATGTTCTTACCTCAATAGATTcctcatttctttttcagcCCATGTCTTTACCATTTTCCTTGGATTGTGCTTGCAGTATCCATGTCTAAAACGATAGTCACCTTGTACATACCGATCACGGTCCCTATTAGTTTTACAAAGCACAAACTAAATTGCATGAAAATGCTGTGGGTAAAATATAACATATGGAACCAATTATGTGGACAAAGAAGAagtca
This window harbors:
- the LOC8269237 gene encoding serine/threonine-protein kinase RIO1-like isoform X2, with the protein product MSIATEEDEVSWSSDSEIGEALDWLDSKDEEEAVDGAITLNSRRPNAHGGVHSRPNSSTLQPLSNRNQKFSHHIRASPLEEWEGRVNVGMSNSVTTAIRDSVRGMAIGKTKTTEKADRATVEQAIDPRTRMVLFKMLNRCVFHDINGCISTGKEANVYHATKSDSQELAIKVYKTSILVFKDRDRYVQGDYRFRHGYCKHNPRKMVKTWAEKEMRNLLRLKAAGIRCPIPYLLRLHVLVMEFIGKAGWAAPRLKDAALSLDKLREGYVEMIIAMRTLYQKCKLVHGDLSEYNILYFEGHLYIIDVSQAVDLDHPRALDFLREDCVHVSDFFKKHGVAVMTIRELFDFIVDPTITDETVDSYLEEVQQRILTRDITAEDEIADSVFVQSYIPKTLDHVKHVEEDVIRITSGKDTDDMYYRTITGLKEALSKVQSSTAERDQKEDEDEDEDEDEDEDEDDSNESDESDSSTDVEKKDLVDKRAARKENKKKVKEEKREARKTKVPKAVKKRKKKLAKAKKTR
- the LOC8269237 gene encoding serine/threonine-protein kinase RIO1-like isoform X1, translated to MSIATEEDEVSWSSDSEIGEALDWLDSKDEEEAVDGAITLNSRRPNAHGGVHSRPNSSTLQPLSNRNQKFSHHIRASPLEEWEGRVNVGMSNSVTTAIRDSVRGMAIGKTKTTEKADRATVEQAIDPRTRMVLFKMLNRCVFHDINGCISTGKEANVYHATKSDSQELAIKVYKTSILVFKDRDRYVQGDYRFRHGYCKHNPRKMVKTWAEKEMRNLLRLKAAGIRCPIPYLLRLHVLVMEFIGKAGWAAPRLKDAALSLDKLREGYVEMIIAMRTLYQKCKLVHGDLSEYNILYFEGHLYIIDVSQAVDLDHPRALDFLREDCVHVSDFFKKHGVAVMTIRELFDFIVDPTITDETVDSYLEEVQQRILTRDITAEDEIADSVFVQSYIPKTLDHVKHVEEDVIRITSGKDTDDMYYRTITGLKEALSKVQSSTAERDQKEGLNSALESSVSNDRSSNSHEKESEDCADEDEDEDEDEDEDEDDSNESDESDSSTDVEKKDLVDKRAARKENKKKVKEEKREARKTKVPKAVKKRKKKLAKAKKTR
- the LOC8269238 gene encoding probable inactive purple acid phosphatase 27, producing the protein MEGNFQRLKPLTPVWFLCLVINLSYVYGHINGFGEQPLSKISIYKTTLAFHESASIVASPTLLGLKGEDTQWVKVDIVHPEPSADDWVGVFSPAKFNSSTCPPLNDPKEQTPYICSAPIKYKYANHSNSQYTKTGQNTLKFQLINQRADFSFALFSGGLSNPRVIAVSNSITFANPKAPLYPRLAQGKSWDEMTITWTSGYNIDEAVPFVAWGLKGESPMRSPAATLTFHRNSMCGSPARTVGWRDPGYIHTSFLKNLWPNTVFTYQIGHILSNGSYVWSKMYSFKSSPYPGQDSLQRVIIFGDMGKAERDGSNEYSDYQPGSLNTTDRLVEDLKNIDIVFHIGDITYSNGYVSQWDQFTAQVEPIASTVPYMIASGNHERDWPNTGSFYDTTDSGGECGVPAETMFYVPAENRAKFWYSTNYGMFHFCIADTEHDWREGSEQYRFIEKCLASVDRQKQPWLIFAAHRVLGYSSDYWYGLEGSFEEPMGRESLQKLWQKYKVDIAFYGHVHNYERTCPIYQNRCVNSEKNHYSGTVNGTIHVVAGGAGSHLSKFSEVTPNWSLYSDYDFGFVKLTAFNHSSLLFEYKKSSDGKVYDSFTISRDYRDVLACVHDSCPATTSAS